The region GCTGGCGGGCGACTGTGCGCCCTCGTCACGAGTAAAATGagaaaagtcaaagaaaaataaatcaagccgACCGCGTTGCTCTCACCTTTTGAGTCGCGGttcgggggcagggggggattCTTTCGAGTGTCCTCAACGGGGCTGTCTGGCCTCCAGGTAGTAAAAATGCCCCCTGAAAGATCAACAATAAGGTCCaaaaagaccaacaaaaaaataaataaattgtcacgGCACAGCTACGGAAAGTGTTTCTACGGATTATAAGAAGTTCTGCATCAAAGCCGACCTGAATAATTACATACAAAAGTGTAAAGCCTCTCTGGGCCACCCCCCGTTCCAAAATCACCGATGCACCTTTGAAAAGTCCGAGTGTGGACGGCAAGACAGAAGCCTGTGAAGTATTCCTCTCACATCTTCACCAGATTTATCATTTGCAGACCCCATACATaaagatgaggggggggggcattcaacAGTTCGAGTCATATTGTGTGTGCGGTTTACTCCGATTGTCTCaacacagaacacacacacacacacattacgaTTGTCTTCCAGCACAGGTTTTGGAACAAGTTCTCCAAGGCAGAAATCATCCATAATTCCCCCAGCAGAGGGTTTAGTCatcaccctcccccccctccccaccccacaccccgcCTTGGACAACCCGACGGATGGACCCGACTTGATGGGCGGGTGGACCTGGCAAGTCCAGCTGGGAGCGGAAACCCGAAGAGGAAGCGTCCAGTTGATGCAGCTGTTTTCTCCCTCTCACgccttcttcccccccccccccaacgtatCAAGTGTCcgaagaggggggtgggggggggtgagaaaggCTGGGGCACGCAGTGGGCTTGTAATGGTGCGGGTGCAGGCCAACAGGTGTTTGACAAGTCCAGCAGACTGCCGTTTGGTCAAGGGGGCTTGTGCTTGTTCCTGCACGCATGGACTTGCGTGGGTAAACTTTTTACTGGAATAGGAACGCAACGTGTCAGTCGTCCGTGGCAAAGCATCGTGGCGAATGACAAACACGTTTTACAGCCCATGCCtgggtgtgggttttctccgggtactctggttgcCATATTCTCAAAGATTTCAGGAGATTTcaagctgtgtgtgtgagtgggggggggggggggggggggggggttcaagagATGCAAGAACCTCACCCAGCCACTTGACTGCCATCGACCGTGAACCTGGGCCAACGCTGACTGTGCGCAAgatacacgcacacgcgcgatCGTCACGATGGGAGCTCAGAGGCGATCGCACTCGGGCCTGCCGCGATATGAACTCCCCATTGGAGCCAAGCTCCTTCTGGCGAGGTGCAAGGGCGCCACCGTGTGGTCGtggtgtcaacctgaactgaaacaCTCCTTTCTAATTGTTGGAAATGAAAGCAATTAAGGAGAGGCAACAAAACTgtgggaaagttttttttttttttttaaatgtaacggTTCAGGATGACACCGAAACGTACAgcagaaaataaaacagcacacacacacacaccccaaataGCGCAAACATTCGGTTGTAAAATATTGCAGCAGGTCGAGAACAGGCAAGACTTACTTGATGATACTCACTGACATCACTTGCCTATTTTGACATCACTTGAAGACGATGCGAAATGCAGGACTCGTTTGTTATCGATCGCCATTGACTGCAAAAGTGGAATAAAAACCAAGTCAACcagacaagaaaaaaacgaGTGCAGAAGAAGCGCAGCTTGGAACGATTTTTCTTTTCGGTGACGACGATACTTCCGGTGTGAAGGCATCACGATTGAAAGCAGGACACATTTGAATGCGCGAGTGCACAAAAGcacaatttaattattattattatttttaaaatgccgcTTTTCCACTGCTccatttgctgttgctgctcttcAAGATGTTCTTCCTGCCCGCAATCTACTCTCGGACACACAGGCTGATAATCTGTACGATTATCCTGTGGTGCGGGTGGGTCAGAGCGATTTTTCGTCTCTCATCTGCTCGGAAAACGGCCGAGGGCGACAACTGTCAATGCTAAAGGGAAGGCCAAATTTAAGCAACAGCAATCAAAGCCAGCAAACGTCAGATCGGAGGTCTCTGAAAGATTATCCGTTGGTGTGTGGTGTGTTTAGAGTGATCTTTTTCCCCCACCTTTGATCTGTTCTACAAAAGGAGACATGGGTTACACTACCACTGATAattagcattaaaaataaaacaaacaaaatctttttttggacCGCTTCCGATCAAAATCAGCAAAAGTCCAATTCTGGGAAGTCTCTGAAATCTTATCGTGAGGGATTATCTAGTGGTGTGCGTTGCGTTTGCCGCTTTAAGGAAATACAGGAGACCCCTTGTTCTCCTCCATTGTTGTTTGTTCGCACTTCTTGTAGTGAGCGATGCGTTTCAGTGCGGCGTGGTTTTCGCGGTTTCCCCACaaggcctggaaaaaaaaaacattgtttcgaGTACGTTTGCGCTACCTGGTGGGGGGACACTGTCAATTCTTTTGGGTTTGGTTTCTTAACGTAAttgcgaaaaaaaacaaaaagtaaaaccaaAAAACTTCAGATGTTAATCATTTTAACACATCAAGTTCCTGAAagacttacaaaaaaaataaatacaaaaataacacacaacTTTAAATCTAACGGAATCTGCGCTGTGACACGACGACGGAAGTCGTTTTGGTAAAAGTAACAATATCCAACAAGTTTATCGTTTCATACGCCGACTTTTGGGTTCTCCACTGAAACgatggtgaggttttttttttcccccccccaagggGAACGCGTCTTCATTTAGCACATGCTGAGAGACCGTCACCAAAAGCCTTTGGTTTTAAAAGACCTCGAAATAAAACGCAATTAAACTTCACATTGGGGGTTCAGTTAGAAAAAGATTCtttttgtggggggaggggaggggtgggATGCGGGGAACGTTCCGGTGGGTTTTGTTATTGTTCCAGGTCCTGACTGAATCCTCCATAGTCCAGCGCGAAAACCCAGTCTGGCGGGTTCTCGTGGTACTCATGAGTCAAGAGTGGCGTACGAGCTGTCCTCATCGTATTGGTCATCTGCCGCGGGGAAAATGTCGCCTCCGATTCCAAAGAAGTTGTCTTCCGTCTCAAAAAGGTTGTCTTCCGTCACAAAATCTTGGTCCTCCCCCGACGCCAGAAGCCGGCTCGGCAAGCCGCCCTGGTAGGAGCCGTTGCCGGGCCGCTCGTGGTCGTGGTTCTCGTCGTTGCCGGCGGACTGGCGCTGGTTTTGGGGAGCGGACGCCTGCCGGCTGTCAGACGGGGTCAGGCCGGATTTTTTCATTCTGTATTCAAGTTAGAAGGAGTGTCATTCGGATCGTGTAACGCCGACTCATTCACGACTGTCCCGCCCCCGATACTCCATTTTCACCTTCTTACAACGGCTTGGCAAATACTACGAAGCGTTCGATACTTGATGTTACGCTTTGCGGAGCGCGGGCGGGCGTACGCTACATCCAACGGGTTGTTTTTCCAACGCGGCCAAAAGTTGAACAAGAGAAAGGCTGCGGGGTGCACGTACTGGTTCTTGTGTTTGGCCCCGCTGATGTGAGACTGGTACTGATCCACGGAGTTGAGCTCGATGTTGCAGAGCGTACAGGGAAAGCCTTTTGCTGTGGAcgccgctttaaaaaaaacaaagaaaaaaagttagatGTCGtgatttcttcttctcctcatgTGACAAATGCGTCAAGGTACTGACTCGGAGTAGCGGGCTTGCCGTAGAGCTTCATCAGGTCCTGCTTGGCCAGTTGCTTCTTGTGCTTCTTGCCCGAGTAGTGCTGCTGGGCCATCAGCGTGTTGTTGAAGGACGCCTGGCAGATGGAGCAGAAGCGCTCGGGGTCTTGGTCGCCCCCGGGACCGCCGTTGCCAGTTGcggttgccgccgccgccgccgccaccacctccACCTCTGCTGCTTTCTTCTTGGATTGAGATGGTGCGGCCTGTTGGCCTACTGGTGAAGAACAACGGTAAAAGCGCAAAAGAGTCTtcaacaggcatgtccaaagtccggcccgcgggccaaatccggcccgcggtcgaatttcatccggccctcggcccccgtcataaaatcagtgccgtctggcccgcgggttgggcgcaatggaacacgtgttgcattgactgaggtctcgtagactggtgagtgatgtttcatagagtactgcttccctctagtggctaaatgagtaatagcattcactaaatgagtaatagcatttagacactagagggcatcactcacgagttaacaagacatcactccgtgtttatattgactgatatgtcatatttcaaattcctgtttcaaatgaaccaaaagaaattcttaagattgttgaaattaaaataaaaatggaaatgtgaaatagactggcttactaaaatttgttgaacaatattgttgttcaatgttaagaatgtcagccaaggtcggccccccgacattttaccacataaaatctggcccccttggcaaaaagtttggacacccctggtcttcAAGATGATTAtgtcacgtcccggggttgccagcagggggcgggctttctgcccgccgtttacacacctgtcacccatttggcagtaattgctcagcctttatttgaaggctctggcagtctactcacaaccgccgcgccaatattctctcgctaAAATTACTATTTGGATTACTTGTTGCCTCTTAGCTTTGTGGCTGTGATCACGCGTCATTATTTCCTATTACGTACAAAATGTATATaatcgtctaatcagaccttccttgtcatttgttttccgcaagcgttttctgttgttccctttattctatccctggtccttattttgaccagcgttttttgttattctccctgtcgggtattttgtgttcgtcattaaagactccttttgttctctgacaaaatctcttttgtgtctgctatttcggggattcacctttcagttattttgttgtgcacgaagcaataattccatcgcttcgggcacaatgtGATAGATTAATGCCACTCCCAGtccagtttactgtcaaacaaaataacaaaaaaaacaaagagaaaaaaaaaagtgtatttaaatAACCACATAATTCGGTCTTACTtcatcggggaaaaaaaaaaaacaacggcatTTCTACACAGTACAAGGGGGAAAGATGGATTGAGATGAGTGTTCTGAGTTTCTAAGTGTGATTCTTTGTTGGGTTGGTCGTGTACGTACAGGTCTGAGGGTCCACCGATTTCAGTTTCTTGGCGTGGATCTTGCCCTGGTAGTGAGACTGTGCCATGACGGGGGACGTGAAGGTCATCTTGCACATTTCGCAAGCCTTCATCGGGTCTGACTCGCCATTGTTGGCGTCGTActgaaagacaaacacaaacagtcaGTCAAGTGACACTCTTCCAAATGCAAACAGACCAAGGTGAGGCATGTTTGCTATTCGCGACTCCCGAGGTAGTTTAGTTATTCGCATCTAAAGTTTCCCATTTGGAATAGAGCCAAAATATTGAACATTCGGTAGAAATTTTGAGGTCATTTTCCAATGTCCAGTCCTCATCTCACCTGCACGACAATCGGCTATGtgtaaaaacaaccacaaaaaatagAGAGCGACTTTGCTTACGCTGACAGAGGATAGAGACTTGAACTTTTTTGTCTCTGGCTCCTTTTCATTTTGGATGGAAAGGTAACGTCGCACCTTGTTGCCATGTTTCTTACTCTAAAAGAGAGCAAAATTAGAAAAGACAAATTAGAACGACCCCCACCGGTGATCCGCAAGGACAAATGCTCGCCGCTCAAAAAACAGGACGCCGACCTGATAGTGAGCCAGCTTCTGCGAGTCTGAGATGAGGACGGCATTGCAGACGCTGCACAGGTTGTCTGTGAACAGGTTGCCGTGCTCCTTGATCATCTGATCGACTGCGGCGGAGAGAACAAACGAAAAGAAAGACACGAAAGACAGTTTAAAAGAAGACAATGCCTGAGAATTCCACATTCAGATCAAGGAAACAAAGTCGAatgattttcatttaataatcaGTTGTGTTACGTTCTATTTTAGGAGAATCATCAAAATGTACGAGTGAAGGGGTACTTAACTGTGTAGAGTGTAATAATAGTGTGACAAAAAAGGTTTGGAGGTAGACGagccaaaaaaaaggttgacaaCCAAACTAGATCTTCTGTTTTGATAACCAGGTGGTGTTGCTAAACTGATTCGATCATCCCGTTTTCTTGTAAATCAAATAATCTTTTCGATTTTATACAAATGCCTTGTTCAACCCCCTCCCAATCCGGAAAAGCACCCGTTTAGCTTGACCAAAGCCTCCGCATCAACCTcaagtgtgactgtgagtgtcgAGGGTGACAATAATACAGCAAATGAATGGAGGTTAATTGCAGCGACCAAGCGGAATTCAACGTGCGGTGAGCGAAACCGCGTCATCGGCCCGCAAGTCGCTCGTCAACGGGGCTAAAcgccaaaaaaaattttttaaaacgcCAGCGAACGCGAGCGGGCGCCGAAGCACCGCCGTTCAAGGCCATTCGCCGTCATTGGGCGAAAGCTGCGACCTTGACGACCAGTCGGCTATGGTTAGCTTAGCTTATCGTAGCTCAGATCACACAGTCGAACATAGCATCGCATAGCTTAAGTTAGCTTTATTCATCCGGACTTCGGCAACAAACGACGCGCGGGTCGTGAGAGATCCAACAAAGAaggctaaacatttttttttgggggggggggggttgtttaatCTTCAATGAGAAAGTGGTCACCTTGGTCTGGCCCCGACGGCAAGTAAGGCAATTGATCAGTGTCCATAGCGACCGCCATCATAACTTGAGCTCGAGGTTCGAGCCAGTGCGCGCAAGTGCGCATGCGCAGAAACTGGCTTGGCAACGCACTGGAAAGCTCGAAGAGGAGCGGAATTTGGCAGCCGCCtgacatttttggtttgttttgttttgttttgggggctttttGGAGCCAtgagcaatgtaaaaaaaaaacatgcaaaaaaatgaataatgatattgtgtacaattgaaacaaattcacaaaactccacagcttcttgtttctgaagtctccctgttgcaacactgctgctgttgtacaagcgctatataaataaagatgagaTGCAtttaatgtgcgtgtgtgtgtttttgtgtgtattgttaGTCTGAACAATAACTCGCACCCATGCGCATGCAGATAAACATTTGACCTGTAAGTGTCGCTGTTGTAACCCTTAGCTGTGATGAATGGAAATTCAACcccttcactttcattgctatTTCAAAAAGGCAATTGACGATAGCAAACGAACTACACAGTAAATGACCGGCATGGGTATGTCTACAAACCGAACacaaaattgtgtttattttttacaaatacacTTATTATCGAGATGTAACTCAGTTTccgtagtgtagtggttatcacgttcgccTAACACGCGAAAGGTCCCCGGTTCGAGACCGGGCGGAAACAGTCCTTTTAAAAATTTTCAATTTACGAGCCAAGTTCGGAAACTATTATTTCTGacactaaaataaaaacatttttaatttagaCGACCTCAATGCCCAcggagtgagaaaaaaaactg is a window of Hippocampus zosterae strain Florida chromosome 16, ASM2543408v3, whole genome shotgun sequence DNA encoding:
- the LOC127588003 gene encoding zinc finger protein 346-like isoform X2 — encoded protein: MRTCAHWLEPRAQVMMAVAMDTDQLPYLPSGPDQVDQMIKEHGNLFTDNLCSVCNAVLISDSQKLAHYQSKKHGNKVRRYLSIQNEKEPETKKFKSLSSVSYDANNGESDPMKACEMCKMTFTSPVMAQSHYQGKIHAKKLKSVDPQTCQQAAPSQSKKKAAEVEVVAAAAAATATGNGGPGGDQDPERFCSICQASFNNTLMAQQHYSGKKHKKQLAKQDLMKLYGKPATPTASTAKGFPCTLCNIELNSVDQYQSHISGAKHKNQMKKSGLTPSDSRQASAPQNQRQSAGNDENHDHERPGNGSYQGGLPSRLLASGEDQDFVTEDNLFETEDNFFGIGGDIFPAADDQYDEDSSYATLDS
- the LOC127588003 gene encoding zinc finger protein 346-like isoform X1 gives rise to the protein MRTCAHWLEPRAQVMMAVAMDTDQLPYLPSGPDQVDQMIKEHGNLFTDNLCSVCNAVLISDSQKLAHYQSKKHGNKVRRYLSIQNEKEPETKKFKSLSSVSYDANNGESDPMKACEMCKMTFTSPVMAQSHYQGKIHAKKLKSVDPQTLGQQAAPSQSKKKAAEVEVVAAAAAATATGNGGPGGDQDPERFCSICQASFNNTLMAQQHYSGKKHKKQLAKQDLMKLYGKPATPTASTAKGFPCTLCNIELNSVDQYQSHISGAKHKNQMKKSGLTPSDSRQASAPQNQRQSAGNDENHDHERPGNGSYQGGLPSRLLASGEDQDFVTEDNLFETEDNFFGIGGDIFPAADDQYDEDSSYATLDS